The following is a genomic window from Apodemus sylvaticus chromosome 10, mApoSyl1.1, whole genome shotgun sequence.
GAGTTACCTTGGGGAATGTgactggaggaggaggaaacagtaGCAAAAGGGCAATTAGCTTCCTGCTGCTCAGATGGCAAAACTGATGGGAGGGTGGGGCTcgtctttaatcccaatactggggaggcaaaggcaggcagatctctgagttagggGCCAGCCTGGCCACAAAacgagttccagtacagccaggactacacagagaaaccctgtaattAGGGGTTACAGGGGGGACAAAACCATAGCTTGGTGTGTGGTGGCGcagacctttaattccagtactcaggaggcagaggcaggtggatctctgagttcgaggccagcctggtctacagagtgagttccaggacagctggagctacacagagaaaccctggcttgaaaaacaaacaaacaaacaaacaaacaaacaaacaggccaGGGATGCTGAAGTGAGCATCGCGTATGAGGAATGACTGACTGAGATTGTGTGAGGAACAGTGGGGAGCTGGGCTCTTAGTGCAGTCTGGGGAGTGTCGGGGGGATCTCATCCCAGACAGCCAAACTGACTGGAACCCCAGGCAAAGACAGTGGAGCTTGAGTAGCCCCTTGAAACCCCGGGCTTGTCTGGCCTCCCTGGGACAGACTCCAGCTGGAGAGACACGTTTGGGCCTTCGTCCTTTGGGAGCTTTCATTTAGTGCCATTTTGTGAGTAGGAAATAGAAATACAAAGTATTTCTCTGGGGACCACGGAAGGTGATAGGAGGGGGACTCATCTCCCGGACTGACCTCACCTTACCGTCCCCCCACCAGGGTGGCTACTTCCCTGAGAATGTTAAGGCTATGACCAGCCTGCGATGGCTAAAGCTGAACCGCACGGGCCTCTGCTACCTGCCTGAAGAACTAGCGGCTCTGCAGAAGCTGGTAAGGGGCATGGgcggtggggcggggcggggcggggtgggtgggtgggttggaggGGGTCCCTAATGAAGGGGCTGGGCCAGGTGGGCCTACCCTGCAAAAAAAGAGGAGTTGcgtagaaagaaaacagaaatagctGTGGGCAAAGCTGATGAAGGGTAGTGGTCACCTGAGCTGGGAGGAATGCAAGGCGGGTGAGGGTGTGTGAGGGACAGGGGACTGTTGGGATGGCCTTCCCAGATGGTGCAGAGTTACAGGACTGCAGGCAGGGGCGGGACACCTTAGGTCCCCACCTGAGTCTCTGACTTGTCCCGTCCAGGAGCACCTGTCTGTTAGTCACAACAATCTGACCACGCTGCATGGGGAACTGTCCAGCCTGCCTTCGCTTCGGGTGAGTGGTGGCTCGCTCAGGCCTGCGCCAGtgtctctgccctcctcccctctgtgcCTGCGTTGCTGCAAGAGGCTACCATTGCTCCTCGTGTGCAGGAGCTAATACAAACGGGAGAACTTTTTGAGAGAAAAGCAATGACATTCCAAAGCCCGCTACCTCTCTGGACAGCTGTGAACACAGCAGTGTACGCAGAACATGGAACGAGGCCATGTTAGTGTGTCCTGTATGTTCTAACCTACCACATAGGTAAAAACCCCTGGCCATACAAAAGTCACCCCCAGACAGCAGTGTCGCTGGCGTGACTGGACCTGGAAGGTAGCCTGAAAATCAGGCCGTGGCCAGCCTTACAGCCTTCAGTCAGGATTATCCTTCCCAGGTCCAGAACCCTAAGATGTCCAGGGACCGGGATCTGAACTTGGGCTCCTGGACTCTAAACCAGAGCTTTGCCACTTAACTggcttagttacttttctattgttgtgacaaaGCACAGGACCAAGGTAACTTAAAGAACGTATTTCATTTGGGGACCCACAGTTCcaagggttagagtccatgaccgtCACAGTAGGGGGAACATGGCGGCAGGCATGGCGTGGTACTGGAGCAGTGGTTGAGAGCTCATGTGTTGAGACAACATAAGCAGAAAGAACTAGCTGGGAGTGGTGTGGGCTTTCGAAACCTCAAAGCTTGACCTCAGTGATAGacctcctccagtaaggccacacctcctcacccttcccaaacagttccaccaattggggaccaagcattcaaatatatgtgccTATGTAGGCCATTCTGATTCACACCATCACACTGCTAAGTAGCTTTGGCAagttcctccctttcctccagcAGGTAGGTTGCACTTAAGAAAACAGATCGCTGAGCAGTGGtaatgtacacctttaatcccagcactcgggaggcagaggcaggtggattcctgagttcaagccagcctggtctacagagtgaggtccaggacagccagggctacacagagaaaccctgtctcaaaaaaaaaaaacaaaaccaaatccaaaaaaaaaaaaaaaaaaaagatacagatagACATGcagacattcacacatacacataaaaggaaaaaatgcattTTGCTTAGCTGGTGGCATAGAGACTATAATCCCATCTATGAGAGGCTAAAGTAGATGAAGGAAAGTTCAGGGCTCTCTGGGCTACCAAGTGATTCGAGGCCCAGCTGGACAAGCTAGAATTAACCTTAATTCAGAAAAAAAGTGGAATTGAAtttagtggtgcatgcctttaatcccagcactcagtaggcagaagcaggtggatctcttgggtttaaggccagcccagtctacatacTGGGATctatatatgagaccctgtcttggtaGAAAACGGGTGAGTTGGGATACAGTCCAGTGACAACATGCATGCTGTCACAGTAAAGCCTTGGGCTTCCATCCCAGCACCGTAACTCTGCGGGCCCCTGTTGGCCTTGGGGGCACACTGGCATTGGGTTTTACAGTTTGAAGAGCGCTCATGGGGGGCTGCGAAGAGCCCACCAGCGTGAGCAACGGTCAGAGGAGGGAGGATACTCAGACCTCCAGGTTCTGAAGCACCCCACCTGGCCTGTGCTTCTCTAAGGGCAGAAAATGAAGATCACAATTCCTTCCCTGTACTCCTAGGCCATTGTCGCTCGGGCCAACAACCTGAAGAATTCTGGAGTCCCTGATGACATCTTCAAGCTGGACGATCTCTCCGTTCTGGTCAGTGGTTACCTGCCCATCTGGCCCCTGAATGCTCGGTCATTCAGTCCTCACTCATGATAGCACTGTCCACTCTAAAGGGCGGCCACCATCCTTTAGAGTGGACAGTGCTGAGCCCACATCCCTCGTGCACTCAGTTCCCTAACCAGGCCTCTTTCCACTCAAATCTATTTCCCTCTGGCCTGAATGTTCTTGTCACTCTGTGTCCAGTGTCCTGCCTTATCCCTGGGTATGGCAGAGGCATGGGGGTGGTCGGGGACACCCTGGCCTGACCTTGTCCCTGCTCTCTAGGACTTGAGCCATAACCAGTTAACAGAATGCCCACGGGAGCTGGAGAATGCCAAGAACATGCTGGTGCTCAACCTCAGCCATAACAGGTGCTGGGGCGATCAAGGGCTTGGCAGGTGGGCAGTGCCAAGCCAGGTGGGCAGTACAGAGCCAGGTGTAGAGCCAGGTGGGCAGTGCCAAGCCAGGTGGGCAGTGCCGAGCCAGGTGGATAGTGCAGAGCCAGGTGGGCAGTGCAGAGCCAGGTGGGCAGTGCAGAGCCAGGTGGGCAGTGCAGAGCCAGGTGTAGAACCAGGTGGGCAGTGCAGAGCCAGGTGGGCAGTGCAGAGCCAGGTGCAGAGCCAGGTGGACAGTGCAGAGCCAGGTGGATAGTGCAGAGCCAGGTGGGCAGTGCCGAACCAGGTGGGCAGTACAGAGCCAGGTGTAGAGCCAGGTGGGCAGTGCCAAGCCAGGTGGGCAGTGCTGAGCCAGGTGGATAGTGCAGAACCAGGTGGGCAGTGCAGAGCCAGGTACAGAGCCAGGTGGGCAGTGCAGAGCCAGGTGTAGAGCCAGACTGATTCTTCAACCTTTCCTCTGCACTACAGCATCGACTCCATCCCCAACCAGCTATTCATCAACCTTACGGACTTGCTGTACCTGGACCTCAGTGAGAACCGCCTAGAGAGCCTTCCCCCTCAAATGCGCCGCCTTGTGCACCTTCAGACACTGGTGCTCAATGGGAACCCGCTGCTGCATGCACAGCTCCGGTAGGTGCCTGCCTTCTCCTTGCTTCCTAGGAGTCCTGACCCTTCCCATCCTAGACTCCGGCCTCAGCACCCGCCTGTGCGTGCTAAACATCGTGCCCCACTCTTTGGTCATGCCCTCCTGTCCTCTCCATCTCTAGCTACCCCTTGGGTGGACTTACCCTAGGGTGGCAAATCCTTTCCTCACAGGCAGCTCCCAGCTATGATGGCCCTACAGACCCTGCATCTGAGGAACACTCAACGCACCCAGAGCAACCTCCCCACCAGCCTGGAGGGCCTGAGCAACCTTTCAGGTCTGCACTCTCTGGGGAGCCCCTAAAGTTTTCACCCCTTTGAGCTTACCAACTTCCTTTGGAATTAAGGAGTTCTGCTTCTTCAGTCATGCCTTCAGATGTGTTAGGCAGGGCCTTGCTGTGTGACTCtggctgcctggcctggcctggcactCACTGTGTAagcagattggccttgaactctcgcCTGTCTGAGCCTCTcaagtgctgcccacagtggccaATTTCCATTGGGTCTCTGTCATTAGGCCACCTGATTGCTATGAGGAGTCTCTCAAACGTAGAAACTGCAGATCATACAAATTACTTGCCTAAGATTACACAACCTGGTGGTAGAATAGTTGGACTTCACACTGAGGCTTGTTCCTGGTGGCTACTGTATGGATCCTAACTGATGTGCCCCTCCAATGTCCCAGATGTGGACCTGTCGTGCAATGACTTGACAAGGGTGCCGGAGTGCTTGTACACCCTCCCCAACCTGCACCGCCTCAACCTCAGCAGCAACCAGATTGCAGAGCTGTCCCTGTGCATCGACCAGTGGGTGCACCTGGAGACCTTGAATCTGTCCCGCAACCAGCTCACCTCCCTGCCTGTGAGCCTGTGCCTGGGACACTGGGTGGGCTGGGTAGAGTGCTGGTTCTGTTCTAACTGAAGTCATGCTTCTCCAGTCGGCCATTTGCAAGCTGACCAAGCTGAAAAAGCTGTACCTGAACTCCAACAAGCTGGACTTTGATGGCCTACCTTCCGGCATCGGCAAGCTCACCAGCCTGGAGGAATTTATGGCTGCTAACAACAACCTCGAGCTGATTCCTGAAAGTCTCTGCAGGTGCTGGGCGGGCTGGGTCGGGCTGGGAGCTCAAGCCTGGTGACCGCCTGCATCCTGCTAATGACTGATTGGCCTGCTGTTAGGGATAAggccccatcccatcccatcccacacCCAACCTGAGGTTCCCAGAGTACTTTTTAGGAAGCTAATGTTAGGGTCTGGGTCAGAAGGGCTTCAACACCATATTTGTGTTGGTCCCATCCTCTTCTGAAAATCATTGGCCCTCATGTGATCCCTTGCTCTAAGGCAAAGAATTGGGAAGATCCTTTCCCTGGCCCTAATTGTAACACCATATCCCCTTAGGCTCTGTCTGGCTCTGTCTTTACAGGTGCCCAAAGCTGAGGAAACTTGTCCTGAATAAGAACCGCCTGGTGACCCTTCCTGAAGCCATCCACTTGCTGACAGAGATTGAGGTCAGGCAGGCTGGGCCAGTGTTGGAGTAGAGACGGGGTATCAGGAAAGATGGAGCAGAGGGTGTGCCTGTATCTCAGAGTGAGAGACCCAGCAGCAGCCTTGCAGGGGCAGTGCCACTGGGGCGAGCACCTTCTAGCACACCTTAGTGTCTGTCACTGAAGCCCCACAGGCAGCTGCAGAGTGGCCAGGGTCGCAGCTTAGTTCCTGGTCCCAGCTATTGACTGAAATTAGAGGCTGCTGGATGGAGTGCCCAGACCAGCAGCAGCTCTGCTCACCGAACAGGTCCTGGATGTTCGAGAAAACCCCAGCTTGGTCATGCCGCCCAAGCCTGCTGACCGCGCTGCCGAGTGGTACAACATTGACTTCTCACTACAGAACCAGCTGAGGCTGGCGGGCGCCTCCCCGGCCACAGTGGCcgctgctgcagctggtgagtggACTGGGCGCTGGCCCGGGAGCAAGGACACTTCTGTGGACTTCTGCCCCCCCCCGCGCCCCCCGCCCCTCTGCACATGGGATCCAAGGGTGGGGTCGGCCTCTGGCTGAATGGCCAGCAGCCAACCCAGTGGCTCAGATGCTCACACCTCCCTTAAGTAGGGAGCGGGTCCAAGGACCCCTTGGCTCGCAAGATGCGGCTGCGGAGGCGCAAGGACTCAGCACAGGATGTCCAGGCCAAGCAAGTGCTAAAGGGCATGTCAGATGTTGcccaggagaaaaacaaaaaccaggaggtAAGTCAATCAGGGCTGGGCAGGCCTGGACTCTCAGAAGGGGGCCCGAGCAGAGATTGGCTAATGCAAAGGCCCTGTGGTAAAGGCAGAAAGAGGCCAGTCTTAGTGTCTCAGCAGTCACTGCTCCTCTGTCCCCAGGAAAGCACAGATGCCCGGGCCCCCGGGGGGAAGGTACGACGCTGGGACCAGGGCCTTGAGAAGCCACGCCTTGACTACTCGGAGTTCTTCACGGAGGATGTGGGCCAGCTGCCCGGTTTGACTATCTGGCAAATTGAGAACTTTGTGCCTGTGCTAGTGGAGGAAGCCTTCCATGGCAAGTTCTACGAGGCTGACTGCTACATTGTGCTCAAGGTGGGGCTGGTTCCCAGTGTTCTGCATGGTGTGATGCAGTGAGGCCGGAGGGAGGCGGCAGGCCGGGTTTGGGATTGATGCAGCGGTGGCCATGCATGTGGCCTGAAGGCCAGGAACGGCCCTGGAAAGCCCTCATGGATGACTACTTGGTCTCCTCAGACCTTCCTGGATGACAGCGGCTCTCTGAACTGGGAGATCTACTATTGGATTGGTGGGGAGGCCACACTTGACAAGAAGGCCTGTTCTGCCATTCACGCAGTCAACCTGCGCAACTACCTGGGCGCCGAGTGCCGGACTGTCCGAGAGGAGATGGGCGACGAGAGTGAGGAGTTCCTGCAGGTGCGGCCAGAGATGCTCACAGAAGGGAACTCGGGCCACACGTACGGGGGTCGGGGTGGGGGCTGAGGCCTAAGGTAGTAACAAGACCTCAGACAGCAAGGTGAGGTCTGGGGAGCCTAAGCTGGTCAGAGCCTGAAGCTCTGGCTGAGCAGGAGGGAATGGCAGATGGCTTTGGGAGCAGACAGACAGGTTAAGGAATGTAGTTGAGAGATAGGGCTGGGACCAGTAGCTGTTGGGGTAGATTACAGGCTCAGGGTGAAGGGCAGGGACAGACCTAAAAATAAACTACAAAACCCGTTGGCAAACTGACTTTCCCCCTACTCCAGCTGGGTGCCCTGtagagagagagcaggcagcTAGAGTTTCCTCTAGGCCCCCCAGGACTGCAAGCTTCCGTGAACACCATTCAGCCTGTCCTCCATTTGGGACAGTTCTGTGCATTTTATACCTCATcctgtttagaacaactgtaggCTTGCACACACACTTCAGCTGTGTAAACTCTACCAAGCCTGGCAGGTTCTTAGTGGGGGCAGGGAGCAACTCAGTGATGAACCATCCTCACGCACATAGGTGTTTGACAATGACATCTCCTACATTGAAGGCGGAACAGCCAGCGGCTTCTatactgtggaagatacacactatGTTACCAGGTACGTACGCCGCGACGGGTGGGATGGCCTGGACTGCTGGGATTGAGTGGAAGCAAGGGTGCTGAGGTCAGGTGGACCCGGGTGCTGAGGTCAGGTGGACCCGGGTGCTCACAACGACTCACTCGTGCTCTGCTCGCTCCCCAGGATGTACCGAGTATATGGGAAAAAGAACATCAAATTGGAGCCTGTGCCCCTCAAGGGGTCCTCACTAGATCCGAGGTGAGTTCCCTGGTATGAGAGGAATCAGGGGTGCTTGTCCTCAGCTGCCTCACCATCTATGAAGAAGCAACCTTGTTAACGTCTCAGAGTTTGGCAGAAAAGCCTGAGGTCTGCCCAAAAGGGGGACCAGAGCCCCATCTTTAGAGTCGGAGTCTACATTACAGCTCGTCCTGTCCTCTCCAGGTTTGTGTTTCTCCTGGACCAAGGACTGGACATTTATGTGTGGCGGGGAGCCCAGGCCACACTGAGCAGCACCACTAAGGCTAGGTAGGTGGAGCTTATGGAATGTTCTGGGCAAAGGCAGGCCTCCTCTGAGGCCTCTGTGACCTTGCTGAGGGTCTGCATCCGTCCTTAGGCTCTTtgcagagaaaatgaacaagaacgAGCGGAAAGGGAAGGCAGAAATCACACTCCTGGTGCAGGGCCAAGAGCCTCCAGGGTTCTGGGCCGTGCTGGGTGGGGAGCCCTCTGAGATCAAGAAGCACGTACCTGATGACTTTTGGCCACCCCAGCCCAAGCTATACAAGGTGAGTCATGGTGTCGGCGGGTACAGAAGCCTGAGGTCAGTACATTGGTTTTGCTTTGGAAGAAGAGGGCATCTGTCACCTGGATGAGAAGCTCAGGTCTGGAAGACAGCTTTGAGGATGGAGCTAGCATGCTCTTCTAGAAGGTAGaccagagggggctggagagatggctcagtggttaagagcacagactgctcttccaaatgtcctgagttcaattcccagcaaccacatggtagctcacaaccatctataatggcaGAAGACTAAGGTTCTTATGAGCAGGAAAGAGATAAATTAAGAAATCAGAAACAACAGTAAGGATCTAGATTAAGCAAACAAGGAAAAACTTATATTTAAATGTCCatccaagccgggtggtggtggtgcatgcctgtaatcccagcactctgggaggcagaggcaggtggatttctgagttcgaggccagcctggtctacagagtgagttccaggacagtcagggctacacagagaaaccctgtctcgaaaaaaccaaatccaaaaaaaaaaaaaaaacctaaatgccCATCCAGCTGGCCGTGGGGATATACACTGTTAatctcagcagaggcaggtgaatctctatgagtctgaggccatcctgttctacatagcaagttccagggcagccagagatacacagtcagacactgtctcaaaaactagccctttggggctggagagatggctcagcagttaagagcactgactggtcttcaaaaggtcctgagttcaaatcccagcaactacatggtggctcacaaccatctgtaaggagccctgactccctcttttggagtgtctgaagacagctacagtgtacttacatataataaataaaattttaacaaaaaaaaaaaaacaaaaaaaaaaaacaaaaaaactagccCTTCCAGAACTAGACAAATGGCCTAGTGGTTAAAGGCACTTGTTCTTCCAAAGGGCCAAGGAACAAGCACCAGAACCTATATGGTGGCCTCATTCCAGGGCACAGCACTGCCTTCTTGCCTCTCTCCATGGGCACCAAGGATACATgtgaaacacatacatacaggcaaaatatgcATACTTATAGATAGCAGGGGCCAGAGacgtggctcagcagtaaagagcgcTAGttagtcttccagaggtcctgagtttgattcccagaaagcacatggtgactcacaaccatctgtaacgggatctgatgccctcttctgtagaCATACGTGCAGATAGAGCACTctgtatgcataaaataaaataaataaaaatcttttttaaaatagcaattaaAGGCTGGGCAATGGAGTtgtacacctttaaccccagcacttgaaaggcagtaGGTagatctgagttagaggccagcctggtctacagacagagtgagttccaggacaaccagggctacacacagaaaccctgcctcaaa
Proteins encoded in this region:
- the Flii gene encoding protein flightless-1 homolog isoform X1 — its product is MEATGVLPFVRGVDLSGNDFKGGYFPENVKAMTSLRWLKLNRTGLCYLPEELAALQKLEHLSVSHNNLTTLHGELSSLPSLRAIVARANNLKNSGVPDDIFKLDDLSVLDLSHNQLTECPRELENAKNMLVLNLSHNSIDSIPNQLFINLTDLLYLDLSENRLESLPPQMRRLVHLQTLVLNGNPLLHAQLRQLPAMMALQTLHLRNTQRTQSNLPTSLEGLSNLSDVDLSCNDLTRVPECLYTLPNLHRLNLSSNQIAELSLCIDQWVHLETLNLSRNQLTSLPSAICKLTKLKKLYLNSNKLDFDGLPSGIGKLTSLEEFMAANNNLELIPESLCRCPKLRKLVLNKNRLVTLPEAIHLLTEIEVLDVRENPSLVMPPKPADRAAEWYNIDFSLQNQLRLAGASPATVAAAAAVGSGSKDPLARKMRLRRRKDSAQDVQAKQVLKGMSDVAQEKNKNQEESTDARAPGGKVRRWDQGLEKPRLDYSEFFTEDVGQLPGLTIWQIENFVPVLVEEAFHGKFYEADCYIVLKTFLDDSGSLNWEIYYWIGGEATLDKKACSAIHAVNLRNYLGAECRTVREEMGDESEEFLQVFDNDISYIEGGTASGFYTVEDTHYVTRMYRVYGKKNIKLEPVPLKGSSLDPRFVFLLDQGLDIYVWRGAQATLSSTTKARLFAEKMNKNERKGKAEITLLVQGQEPPGFWAVLGGEPSEIKKHVPDDFWPPQPKLYKVGLGLGYLELPQINYKLSVEHKKRPKVELMPGMRLLQSLLDTRCVYILDCWSDVFIWLGRKSPRLVRAAALKLGQELCGMLHRPRHTVVSRSLEGTEAQVFKAKFKNWDDVLTVDYTRNAEAVLQGPGLSGKVKRDTEKKDQMKADLTALFLPRQPPMPLAEAEQLMEEWNEDLDGMEGFVLEGRKFTRLPEEEFGHFYTQDCYVFLCRYWVPVEYEEEKTEDKEGKASAEGREGEEAAAEAEEKQPEEDFQCIVYFWQGREASNMGWLTFTFSLQKKFESLFPGKLEVVRMTQQQENPKFLSHFKRKFIIHRGKRKAAQGTLQPTLYQIRTNGSALCTRCIQINTDSSLLNSEFCFILKVPFESEDNQGIVYAWVGRASDPDEAKLAEDILNTMFDASYSKQVINEGEEPENFFWVGIGAQKPYDDDAEYMKHTRLFRCSNEKGYFAVTEKCSDFCQDDLADDDIMLLDNGQEVYMWVGTQTSQVEIKLSLKACQVYIQHTRSKEHERPRRLRLVRKGNEQRAFTRCFHAWSTFRQAPV
- the Flii gene encoding protein flightless-1 homolog isoform X2, producing the protein MEATGVLPFVRGVDLSGNDFKGGYFPENVKAMTSLRWLKLNRTGLCYLPEELAALQKLEHLSVSHNNLTTLHGELSSLPSLRAIVARANNLKNSGVPDDIFKLDDLSVLDLSHNQLTECPRELENAKNMLVLNLSHNSIDSIPNQLFINLTDLLYLDLSENRLESLPPQMRRLVHLQTLVLNGNPLLHAQLRQLPAMMALQTLHLRNTQRTQSNLPTSLEGLSNLSDVDLSCNDLTRVPECLYTLPNLHRLNLSSNQIAELSLCIDQWVHLETLNLSRNQLTSLPSAICKLTKLKKLYLNSNKLDFDGLPSGIGKLTSLEEFMAANNNLELIPESLCRCPKLRKLVLNKNRLVTLPEAIHLLTEIEVLDVRENPSLVMPPKPADRAAEWYNIDFSLQNQLRLAGASPATVAAAAAGSGSKDPLARKMRLRRRKDSAQDVQAKQVLKGMSDVAQEKNKNQEESTDARAPGGKVRRWDQGLEKPRLDYSEFFTEDVGQLPGLTIWQIENFVPVLVEEAFHGKFYEADCYIVLKTFLDDSGSLNWEIYYWIGGEATLDKKACSAIHAVNLRNYLGAECRTVREEMGDESEEFLQVFDNDISYIEGGTASGFYTVEDTHYVTRMYRVYGKKNIKLEPVPLKGSSLDPRFVFLLDQGLDIYVWRGAQATLSSTTKARLFAEKMNKNERKGKAEITLLVQGQEPPGFWAVLGGEPSEIKKHVPDDFWPPQPKLYKVGLGLGYLELPQINYKLSVEHKKRPKVELMPGMRLLQSLLDTRCVYILDCWSDVFIWLGRKSPRLVRAAALKLGQELCGMLHRPRHTVVSRSLEGTEAQVFKAKFKNWDDVLTVDYTRNAEAVLQGPGLSGKVKRDTEKKDQMKADLTALFLPRQPPMPLAEAEQLMEEWNEDLDGMEGFVLEGRKFTRLPEEEFGHFYTQDCYVFLCRYWVPVEYEEEKTEDKEGKASAEGREGEEAAAEAEEKQPEEDFQCIVYFWQGREASNMGWLTFTFSLQKKFESLFPGKLEVVRMTQQQENPKFLSHFKRKFIIHRGKRKAAQGTLQPTLYQIRTNGSALCTRCIQINTDSSLLNSEFCFILKVPFESEDNQGIVYAWVGRASDPDEAKLAEDILNTMFDASYSKQVINEGEEPENFFWVGIGAQKPYDDDAEYMKHTRLFRCSNEKGYFAVTEKCSDFCQDDLADDDIMLLDNGQEVYMWVGTQTSQVEIKLSLKACQVYIQHTRSKEHERPRRLRLVRKGNEQRAFTRCFHAWSTFRQAPV